The following proteins come from a genomic window of Nostoc sp. ATCC 53789:
- the sufR gene encoding iron-sulfur cluster biosynthesis transcriptional regulator SufR: MATTHQSSTKQDILEYLHKHEKATALELAEVLDVTPQAIRRHLKDLETEELVLYSTSVQAAGMGRPQHLYELSRQGRDRLHRTMSDRFGDASGNFAVSLLDTLAETVGHDQFKSILEKQWQRKAKEYRDRVGSGSLRERVANLVELRKAEGFMAEYHAVDVNDSFECDRFILMEHNCAISNVAESFPSICGHELEMFAAVLPDCTVERTHWIIDGEHRCGYLVQVRH, from the coding sequence ATGGCGACTACCCACCAGTCCTCAACCAAGCAAGATATCCTTGAGTATCTGCACAAACACGAAAAAGCAACGGCTTTGGAGCTAGCTGAAGTTTTAGACGTTACCCCTCAAGCGATTCGTCGCCATCTCAAAGATTTGGAGACGGAGGAGCTAGTTTTGTATTCGACATCAGTGCAGGCGGCGGGGATGGGGCGACCGCAGCATCTTTATGAATTGAGTCGTCAAGGACGCGATCGCTTGCATCGAACAATGAGCGATCGCTTTGGTGATGCAAGCGGAAATTTTGCGGTTTCGTTGCTAGACACCTTAGCCGAAACGGTAGGACACGACCAATTTAAATCGATTTTAGAGAAACAGTGGCAGCGTAAAGCTAAAGAATACCGCGATCGCGTCGGTAGCGGTTCACTGCGAGAACGTGTAGCCAACTTAGTAGAGTTGAGAAAAGCGGAAGGCTTCATGGCTGAGTATCACGCTGTTGATGTAAATGACTCCTTTGAGTGCGATCGCTTTATCTTAATGGAGCATAACTGTGCAATTTCTAACGTTGCCGAATCTTTTCCGAGTATCTGTGGTCACGAACTAGAAATGTTTGCAGCCGTATTGCCAGATTGTACCGTAGAGCGCACCCACTGGATTATTGATGGCGAACATCGTTGTGGCTATTTAGTACAAGTTCGTCATTAA
- a CDS encoding tetratricopeptide repeat protein — translation MYKPTSFVFSVVLLGCFAFTIPSVAQAQVLVAQAKNPQLKQLLEEGRRLVDSGDYGGAIAVYQQAASLDPKNAKIHSGIGYLYAQQGNYQAALTSYRRAIAINPNNSDFYYAVGYIKANLGDTAGAKEGYRRAIQLNRNNVNAYLGLAVTQSRMGDYNAATWAYQQAIDLDKNNAQTYELMGSMYKQRRQTKQANSLLQKARDLYKRRNDLQGVDRVEAMLRQLGG, via the coding sequence GTGTACAAGCCAACATCATTCGTGTTTAGTGTGGTGTTACTAGGATGTTTTGCCTTCACCATACCTTCAGTAGCTCAAGCTCAGGTATTAGTGGCGCAAGCCAAAAATCCACAATTAAAGCAACTACTAGAAGAAGGACGGAGGTTAGTAGATAGTGGCGATTATGGTGGTGCGATCGCAGTTTATCAGCAAGCAGCTAGTCTAGATCCCAAAAATGCTAAAATCCATTCAGGTATTGGCTACCTATACGCTCAACAGGGAAATTACCAGGCAGCACTAACTTCTTATCGTCGTGCGATCGCCATCAACCCTAACAACAGTGATTTTTATTACGCTGTGGGTTACATCAAAGCCAATTTGGGAGACACCGCTGGGGCAAAAGAAGGCTACCGTCGGGCCATACAGCTAAACCGTAATAACGTTAACGCCTATTTAGGATTAGCTGTGACCCAATCTCGTATGGGAGACTATAATGCTGCTACTTGGGCATATCAACAAGCAATAGATTTGGATAAAAACAACGCCCAGACTTATGAGTTGATGGGTTCGATGTATAAACAGCGACGACAAACCAAACAAGCCAACAGCTTGCTTCAAAAAGCCCGCGACTTGTACAAGCGACGCAATGACTTGCAAGGAGTGGACAGAGTAGAAGCTATGCTGCGGCAGTTAGGAGGATGA
- the sufB gene encoding Fe-S cluster assembly protein SufB: protein MSATVKTLVNQPYKYGFVTDIEADTIPRGLDEDVIRLISSKKNEPQFMLDFRLRAYRQWQKMTEPTWPNVKYPPINYQDIIYYSAPKQKKKKLNSLDEVDPTLLETFEKLGISLSEQKRLANVAVDAIFDSVSVATTFKEKLAEDGVIFCSFSEALQEHPELIKKYLGSVVPIADNYFAALNAAVFSDGSFVYIPKGVKCPMELSTYFRINSGDTGQFERTLIVAEEGSYVSYLEGCTAPMYDSNQLHAAVVELVALDNAEIKYSTVQNWYAGDANGKGGIYNFVTKRGLCQGVNSKISWTQVETGSAITWKYPSCVLVGDNSVGEFYSVALTNHQQQADTGSKMVHVGKNTRSTIISKGISAGNSSNSYRGLVKVNPTAKGARNYSQCDSMLIGDNAHANTFPYIQVQNNGAKVEHEASTSKIGEDQLFYFAQRGISSEDAISMMISGFCKDVFNQLPMEFAVEADKLLSLKLEGSVG, encoded by the coding sequence ATGAGTGCCACTGTCAAAACCTTAGTCAACCAACCCTACAAGTACGGCTTTGTTACAGATATTGAAGCCGACACTATTCCGCGTGGACTAGACGAGGACGTTATCCGCTTGATCTCCTCTAAGAAGAACGAGCCGCAGTTCATGCTGGACTTTCGCCTCAGAGCTTATCGCCAGTGGCAAAAAATGACGGAACCAACTTGGCCCAATGTCAAGTATCCGCCAATAAATTATCAGGATATCATTTACTATTCAGCGCCAAAACAGAAGAAAAAAAAGCTGAACAGCTTGGACGAAGTTGATCCAACCCTTTTAGAAACCTTTGAGAAATTAGGCATTTCCCTATCTGAACAGAAGCGACTGGCAAACGTTGCTGTCGATGCGATTTTCGATAGCGTCTCTGTCGCTACTACATTTAAAGAAAAGCTAGCGGAAGATGGTGTTATTTTCTGCTCGTTTTCGGAAGCGTTGCAAGAACACCCAGAACTGATAAAAAAATATCTGGGTAGTGTTGTTCCTATAGCTGACAATTATTTTGCCGCCTTGAATGCCGCCGTATTTAGCGATGGTTCTTTTGTATACATTCCTAAAGGCGTGAAATGCCCAATGGAACTGTCTACCTACTTCCGCATCAACTCTGGTGATACGGGACAATTTGAGCGGACTTTGATTGTCGCCGAAGAAGGTAGTTATGTTTCTTACCTCGAAGGTTGCACCGCACCGATGTATGATAGCAACCAATTGCACGCCGCCGTTGTGGAACTTGTCGCCCTCGACAATGCGGAAATTAAATACTCCACCGTGCAAAATTGGTACGCTGGCGATGCCAACGGTAAAGGCGGTATTTACAACTTTGTCACCAAGCGCGGTTTGTGTCAGGGCGTAAATTCCAAGATTTCCTGGACTCAAGTAGAAACAGGTTCAGCAATTACTTGGAAATATCCTAGCTGTGTATTAGTGGGTGATAACTCTGTGGGTGAGTTTTACTCGGTGGCGCTGACAAATCATCAGCAGCAAGCCGATACCGGCAGTAAGATGGTTCACGTTGGTAAGAATACCCGCAGTACAATTATTTCTAAAGGAATCTCCGCAGGTAATTCTAGTAATAGTTACCGGGGTTTGGTGAAAGTTAACCCGACGGCTAAAGGGGCGAGAAATTATTCTCAGTGCGACTCAATGCTGATTGGGGATAATGCCCATGCCAACACTTTCCCTTATATTCAGGTGCAAAATAACGGTGCGAAGGTGGAGCATGAAGCTTCTACTTCTAAGATTGGGGAAGATCAGTTATTTTACTTTGCTCAACGAGGTATTTCTTCGGAAGATGCTATTTCGATGATGATTAGCGGCTTCTGTAAGGATGTTTTTAATCAGCTACCGATGGAGTTTGCTGTGGAAGCTGATAAGTTGTTGAGTTTGAAGTTGGAAGGCAGTGTTGGATAA
- the sufC gene encoding Fe-S cluster assembly ATPase SufC — MIIENSEVVLSVRNLTANVDGTPILKGVNLEVRSGEIHAIMGPNGSGKSTFSKVLAGHPAYEVTGGEVIFQGQNLLELEPEERARSGVFLAFQYPLEIPGVSNLDFLRVAYNSRRKAQGLEEIDAFDFDDLIEEKLDVVKMNPSFLSRSLNEGFSGGEKKRNEILQMALLEPKLGILDETDSGLDIDALRIVANGVNQLASPENSTILITHYQRLLDYIVPDFVHVMAQGRIITSGGKELALELESRGYDWVLEEFAAAEVGV; from the coding sequence ATGATTATTGAAAATAGTGAAGTTGTGCTGTCGGTACGGAATCTGACGGCTAATGTTGATGGGACACCGATTTTGAAAGGTGTGAATCTGGAGGTGCGATCGGGTGAAATTCATGCGATCATGGGGCCGAATGGTTCTGGTAAGAGTACTTTTTCTAAGGTGTTGGCTGGACATCCGGCGTATGAGGTGACTGGTGGTGAGGTGATTTTTCAGGGGCAAAATCTGCTGGAATTGGAACCGGAGGAACGAGCCAGAAGTGGTGTATTTTTGGCGTTTCAGTATCCGTTAGAAATTCCGGGTGTGAGCAATTTGGATTTCTTGCGGGTGGCGTATAATTCTCGCCGTAAGGCGCAAGGTTTAGAAGAAATAGACGCTTTTGATTTTGACGATTTGATTGAGGAAAAGCTGGATGTGGTGAAGATGAATCCCAGTTTTCTCAGTCGGAGTTTGAATGAAGGGTTTTCTGGTGGCGAGAAGAAGCGGAATGAAATTCTGCAAATGGCGCTGCTAGAACCAAAGTTAGGAATTTTGGATGAGACAGATTCAGGTTTGGATATTGACGCACTGAGAATTGTAGCCAATGGCGTAAATCAACTGGCAAGTCCAGAAAATTCTACAATTTTGATTACCCACTACCAACGGTTACTCGATTATATTGTGCCTGATTTTGTGCATGTGATGGCACAGGGGCGAATTATTACTAGTGGCGGTAAGGAACTGGCACTAGAATTAGAGTCTCGCGGTTATGACTGGGTGCTAGAAGAATTTGCAGCTGCTGAGGTGGGTGTGTAA
- a CDS encoding cysteine desulfurase, producing MTFTSTKTLADKVRADFPILHQEVNGKPLVYLDNAATSQKPLFVLNTLRDYYEHYNANVHRGAHSLSAKATDAYEGARDKIAKFINAASRQEIVYTRNASEAINLVAYSWGMNNLQPGDEIILSVMEHHSNIVPWQLVAQKTGAVLKFVELTPEETFDLSQYKKLISDKTKLVSVVHISNTLGCINPVEEIGAIAHKYGAKFLVDACQSVPHYPVDVQQIDCDWLVASGHKMCAPTGIGFLYGKLALLESMPPFFGGGEMIAEVYLDHSTYAELPHKFEAGTPAIGEAIALGAAIDYLSSIGMDKIHAYEAELTAYLFQQLEQIPQIRIYGPKPNAKGEGRAALASFTAGEVHANDLSTLLDQEGVAIRSGHHCTQPLHRYLGLAATARASLSFYNTREEIDIFIKSLKETLDFFAGFLA from the coding sequence ATGACTTTCACCTCTACCAAAACCCTTGCTGATAAAGTTCGCGCTGACTTCCCGATATTGCATCAGGAAGTCAACGGGAAACCCTTGGTTTATCTCGATAATGCGGCGACATCGCAAAAGCCTTTATTCGTATTAAATACCTTGCGGGATTATTACGAACACTATAATGCTAACGTGCATCGAGGTGCCCATTCCCTGAGTGCTAAAGCTACTGATGCTTATGAAGGTGCTAGAGATAAAATTGCCAAATTCATCAATGCCGCATCACGTCAGGAAATCGTTTACACCCGCAACGCAAGTGAGGCGATTAACCTAGTAGCTTACAGTTGGGGAATGAATAATTTGCAGCCTGGGGATGAAATTATTCTGTCGGTGATGGAACACCACAGTAATATTGTACCTTGGCAATTGGTAGCACAAAAAACGGGTGCAGTACTGAAATTCGTGGAACTGACACCTGAAGAGACTTTTGATTTGTCACAGTATAAAAAGCTGATTTCCGACAAAACAAAGTTGGTGTCAGTGGTACATATTTCTAATACTTTGGGTTGCATTAATCCAGTGGAAGAAATTGGTGCGATCGCTCACAAATATGGTGCTAAATTCTTAGTTGATGCTTGCCAAAGTGTTCCTCACTACCCTGTGGATGTGCAACAGATAGATTGTGATTGGTTGGTAGCTTCCGGTCATAAAATGTGTGCGCCAACTGGGATAGGGTTTCTGTATGGCAAGTTGGCATTGTTAGAATCAATGCCACCATTTTTTGGTGGTGGTGAGATGATTGCAGAGGTGTATTTAGACCATTCTACTTATGCAGAATTACCGCATAAATTTGAAGCTGGTACTCCTGCAATTGGAGAAGCGATCGCACTTGGTGCTGCGATAGATTATCTTAGCAGTATCGGTATGGATAAAATCCACGCCTACGAAGCAGAATTAACAGCTTATTTGTTCCAACAATTAGAGCAAATTCCCCAAATTAGAATTTACGGCCCCAAACCAAATGCTAAAGGGGAAGGGAGAGCAGCTCTTGCGTCGTTTACAGCCGGAGAAGTTCACGCTAACGATTTATCTACATTATTAGATCAAGAAGGCGTTGCCATCCGTTCTGGACACCACTGCACTCAACCATTACACCGTTACTTAGGTCTTGCTGCAACCGCACGAGCAAGTCTATCTTTCTACAACACCCGCGAGGAAATTGATATTTTCATCAAATCACTGAAAGAAACTCTCGACTTTTTTGCAGGTTTCCTTGCTTAA
- a CDS encoding YbjQ family protein: protein MIITTTDVIQGAVIESYLGIVTAEVVYGSNFLRDFLAGIRDIIGGRTASYERLFEQGQRKALEELEQRAQRLGANAVIGIEIDTGTINLDQSGVLLLITATGTAVRMR, encoded by the coding sequence ATGATTATAACTACTACTGATGTAATTCAAGGAGCCGTAATTGAGTCATATTTAGGCATTGTGACAGCCGAAGTAGTCTACGGCAGCAATTTCTTACGGGATTTTTTGGCTGGTATTCGCGATATTATAGGTGGACGTACTGCTAGCTATGAGCGTCTATTTGAGCAGGGTCAACGCAAGGCATTAGAAGAATTAGAACAACGGGCACAACGTTTAGGAGCAAATGCTGTAATCGGGATTGAAATTGATACTGGCACAATCAATCTTGACCAATCAGGAGTTCTTTTGCTGATTACTGCCACAGGCACTGCTGTAAGAATGCGTTAG
- the sufD gene encoding Fe-S cluster assembly protein SufD, whose product MSIQISPSPIPNSNAVSLTSTLLDRDDYLTGLLNQLTATKTEGWLQELRQSAANWVRHSTIPTTREEEWRFTDLSSLRKVQFNIETVNYASLEFDILPEAANSRLVFVNGVYAPELSAVSDLPSGIVVSNLAGLSAVEQEDVQQYLAQAEGAQEVFTALNTAGITDAAVVWVKKNVVVETPIHLVFISVVGETAMISQPRCLVVAESGSQVTLVEEYTNRRGAESAENGVYLTNAVTEIWVGDNAEVSHTRVEWEGAEAFHIGKTAIAQARDSRYTCHAITLGAKLSRHNLEILQTGEQTQTTLNGLTIISGKQLSDTHSAIALNYPHGTSDQLHKCIVGDRAHAVFNGKVFVPKLAQLTNASQLNRNLLLSSKARVDTKPQLEITADNVKCAHGATVSQLEDDEIFYLQSRGIDENDARKLLINAFAAEVINKISVPSLREILLNTVNNLKSLTNE is encoded by the coding sequence ATGAGTATTCAAATATCTCCTAGTCCAATACCTAATTCAAATGCAGTTAGTTTGACATCGACTTTGTTAGATAGAGATGATTATCTAACTGGGTTGTTAAATCAATTAACAGCAACTAAAACAGAGGGGTGGTTACAGGAATTACGCCAAAGCGCTGCTAATTGGGTACGTCACTCGACTATTCCCACCACCCGCGAGGAAGAATGGCGATTTACTGATTTGTCGTCTCTACGAAAGGTGCAATTTAATATAGAGACGGTAAATTATGCGTCTCTAGAATTTGATATTTTGCCAGAGGCGGCTAATAGTCGTTTGGTATTTGTTAATGGCGTTTATGCGCCGGAGTTATCCGCAGTTTCAGATTTACCATCTGGAATTGTAGTGAGTAATTTGGCTGGTTTGTCTGCTGTTGAGCAGGAGGATGTACAGCAGTATTTAGCTCAAGCTGAGGGAGCGCAAGAGGTTTTTACCGCTCTCAATACGGCTGGGATAACTGATGCAGCTGTGGTGTGGGTGAAGAAGAATGTGGTAGTTGAAACGCCAATTCATCTTGTGTTTATTTCGGTTGTGGGTGAGACGGCGATGATTTCGCAGCCGCGTTGTTTGGTGGTGGCGGAAAGTGGTTCGCAGGTGACGTTGGTTGAGGAGTATACGAACCGCAGAGGCGCAGAGAGCGCGGAGAACGGAGTTTATTTAACTAATGCGGTTACGGAAATTTGGGTGGGTGACAATGCTGAGGTGAGTCACACTAGGGTTGAGTGGGAAGGTGCAGAGGCTTTTCATATTGGGAAAACTGCGATCGCACAAGCTCGTGATAGTCGATATACTTGTCATGCCATAACTTTAGGGGCGAAGTTGTCACGGCACAATTTGGAGATTTTGCAAACTGGTGAGCAGACACAGACTACTCTCAATGGTTTGACGATAATTTCTGGTAAGCAGTTGTCTGATACTCACAGTGCGATCGCACTCAACTATCCCCACGGTACAAGTGACCAATTGCATAAATGTATTGTAGGCGATCGCGCTCATGCGGTGTTCAATGGTAAAGTTTTTGTACCCAAACTAGCGCAGTTAACAAATGCATCCCAGTTGAATCGCAATTTGCTGCTATCGTCTAAAGCCAGAGTTGATACCAAACCCCAATTGGAAATTACGGCGGATAACGTAAAATGCGCTCATGGTGCTACTGTTAGCCAATTAGAAGATGACGAAATATTCTATCTGCAAAGTCGGGGAATTGATGAAAACGATGCTCGGAAGTTGTTAATTAACGCCTTCGCTGCTGAAGTTATCAACAAAATATCAGTTCCTTCTCTGCGAGAAATCCTTTTAAACACAGTGAATAATCTCAAGTCCCTGACTAATGAGTAA
- a CDS encoding KGG domain-containing protein, with amino-acid sequence MADTSKRGFASMDDDKQREIASKGGQAAHEKGTAHEFTSEEAREAGHKGGEAVSQDREHMAEIGREGGKKSHSGSRNQDSDDADSEEKGTQGGTPEQHAEAGRQSHKNK; translated from the coding sequence ATGGCAGACACAAGCAAACGTGGTTTTGCTTCAATGGATGATGACAAGCAACGGGAAATAGCAAGTAAGGGCGGACAAGCTGCCCATGAGAAGGGTACTGCCCATGAGTTTACATCTGAAGAAGCTCGTGAGGCTGGGCACAAAGGTGGTGAAGCTGTGAGTCAGGATAGAGAACACATGGCTGAAATCGGTCGTGAGGGTGGCAAGAAATCTCACAGTGGCAGTCGTAATCAAGATAGTGATGATGCTGATAGTGAAGAAAAAGGTACTCAAGGAGGCACACCAGAACAACATGCTGAGGCTGGGCGGCAAAGTCACAAAAATAAATAG